TGCAGATATGATTGAGCTGGCACGCCAATATGGCCGTTACGGTTACCGTCGCATTGCCGCTTTGCTCCGAGAGGCTGGATGGCAAGTGAACGATAAACGTGTTGAACGTCTGTGGCGACGAGAGGGGCTGAAAGTTCCCATGAAGCAACCGAAAAAGGGGCGGCTCTGGCTCAATGATGGGTCTTGCATACGTCTCCGGCCACAGTATCGCAATCACGTGTGGTCCTATGACTTTGTCCATCATCGCACTGATGATGGCAGGGCATTGAGAACGTTGAATATTCTGGATGAGTATACGCGTGAATGCCTTGCTATTCGGGTGAAGCGAAAGCTGAATGCGAGCGAAGTCATCGATGCGCTGACGGACCTGTTTATCCTGCGCGGGCCACCTGCCTATATTCGTTCAGATAACGGCCCGGAGTTCGTGGCGGAGGCGGTTCAAAAGTGGATCAAAGCCGTCGGAGCCCAAACAGCCTACATTGAGCCAGGATCGCCTTGGGAAAACGGATATTGCGAAAGTTTCAATGGGCGAATGCGTGATGAATTATTGAATGGAGAAATCTTCTACTCGCTACATGAAGCTCAAATAATCATAGAACGCTGGAGGAAACACTACAATACCAAACGACCGCATAGTGCTCTGGGCTACCGCCCACCAGTTCCGGAAGTCATTATTCCGATAGACCAAAGGCCAACCATGCACTAACTTTCAAAGCGGACCACTCAAACGGGGCTGCTCACATGAATAACTTGGGGGCTATTGCCCTGTGATACATCAATTACATCGCCACTAGCAGTCCCAAGATCGACGCCATCGGCAAGCGTTGCTCCCTCAATCGTCCACCCATAGACAGTCTGTAAATGATCAAAGGATGTGGCATCCACATAGGTTAGGCCGCTGGTGCCAAGGGTCACCCCTTGCTGGATTGCTGTTTCACCTGAGGTTGTATCAAGCGTGGACCAGCCCGCCAAAAGACTGTTAAAGTTACCAATACTCAACGCGGAATTGTCGAACATACTATCTGCAAAACGGAGTGCAGAAATATCCCAGTTTCCAAGATCCTGATTAAAGGCTTGGGCATCACGAAACATATCATTGGAATTAAATAAACTAGAAACATCCCACCCACTGATATCCTGATTGAAGGTGCTGGTCTCTGTGAACATAGAGATACTGAATTCTACGCTACTAACATCCCATCCACTAATATCCTGATTAAAGGAACTTGCCTGATTGAACATAGAGCTTAAATTCAATACGTTGGACACATCCCAATTGCCAATGTCCTGATTAAACGCCAGGGCTTGACTGAATATACTCGACAAATCGGTAACGTTGGATACATCCCAGTCACCAATATCCTGATTGAATTCGGATGCTCTGTCGAACATGCCTCGCATTTCAGAGACGCCCGAGACATCCCAGATACCCACATTCTGGTTAAAGACATCAGCCCCTTCAAATAAGCCAATCATATTGGTGACATTGCTAATGTCCCAATCGGTGATATCCTGATCAAATGAACTTGCGCCTTCAAACATGCCCTTGATCGTGGTGGCACTGCTCATATCCCAACTCGAGATATCCTGATTAAACGCATAGGCATTTTCAAATACTTCTTCAAAATTCACGACATTGGACACATCCCAGCCAGAAATATCCTGATTGAAGACCCGTGCGTCATCAAACATATCTTGCATTGTGGTGACGTTACTTACATCCCACGCCGAAATATCTTGATTGAATACATGATCGCCCTCAAACATCTCCTTCATGTTCGTGACACTACCCACATCCCAGTTGGAAATATCCTGATTGAAGGCATTCGCATTTTCAAACATCTTCTCCATGTTGGATACAAGACTTACATCCCAGCCAGTCACATAACTTTCGTTAAATAAGGATTGGCCTTGGAACAGTGTACCTAAATCCAAGTTCTCGGCATCAATAATGGCCTGTACCTGCGCTGAAGTTGGCAGGTTGGAAAAGCCGGTCTCGGCCTGAATGGCGGCCTGATAGCGTGCTTCCATTGGAGAAGATGCACTCTCGCTACCCTCCAGAACCCGGTTAACGACAAGCGCTAACTGATCATCGCTCACCGCAACCCCATTGGCATTCATGGCACCATCTGGAGACGAAGAATCCTCTAGTATTTCGGAGAACACCGCGACTTTATCTGGATCTTGATCAATGGTGACAGTTACTTGTGCGCCAGTGAACCCGCCCGCTCCATCTGACACAGTATAAGTAAATGTATCGGAGCCAAAGAAGCCTCATGGGGAATATAAACAAGTACGGCCCCATCAATCGTAACGGTGCCAGACTGAGCTTGCGACACCTGTGATATATTCAGATTTGCAGAATCTACATCGCTGTCGTTTGCCAAAACATCAATAGTGACAGCATTGCCCTCAATGGTAGTTGCTGTGTCAGCGGTCGCCTCAGGCGCATCATTTTCAGGTGTCATATCCAAGGCTGCCAAAGCAGAGGATGTAAGTGCTCCATCAGACACAACATAGGCAAAGGTGACGTCACTGTCATCGTCTGCAGCAGGAATGTACGTCCACGTCCCAACAAGGTTATCAGTCAAGACGCCATTGCCTGCTTGTATGCTCAAGCTGGTGATGGTCAGCGTATCTCCATCCGCATCTGCGGCACCATCAAACAATTCAGCAGCAGTAATAAGCCGGCTTCCATCTTCCTCCATGGCACCAAGGTTCACGTTGGTTGCAATGGGCGCATTATTGCCAGCCGTATCGATAGTCACTTCTAAGACTTCGAAGGAATGAATTTGAATTCCAAGGCTTGAAAAGTAACCTGAAGCCGAACCCGTGCAGTCAATCATCGCCTGAAAGTAAGCCAAATCTTGCTGAAAAGCTTCAGAGTCAAATATTGTCTGCGAGACCACTAAAACAATGGTGTCCCAGCCTTTGTCACCGCAGTAAACATCACAGGTATCCACGTTTTCGGCTTCAATATGAATAACGGTATCATTCCCGCTACCAGCGGACACAAAATCGCTACCATCGCCTGCGTCAATTGTATCATCGCCTTTACCTGCAATGACCAAATCATTGCCATCACCGGCATCAATCGTATCGTCCCCTTTGCCTGTAATGACTAAATCATTGCCATCACCGGCATAAACCGTGTCATCCCCCCTGCCGGAATAGACTAAGTCGTTGCCATCGCCAGATGTGATGGTATCGTCCCCGTTCCCAGAGAGTATGAGGTCATTGTTATCAGAGCCGGAGAGAGTATCGTCACCTCGTGTGCCTTTGATGATAGTCATGATCGGGCTCCTGACCTTGAATGGTCTTTTTGTTGTTGGGTATTGGGTCGAGACATGAGTTTGATGGAGGCAAGACGCCAAATGAGCTGGAATGCTCTGTACGTGAATTTTCTGACATTTATTCTTGGAAATTTATCGAATGGAGACTGCTGGAAAATGCTAAATTGAACTGGGTTTTGAGGACTAGAAATAAAATGAACTGAAGAATAAAAGGCCAATGTCTTAACCAGACCGTGAGCGGCGCTAGAAGACTGTGTTAAGTGGTTCATCTTGGTTGATCGGCCATAATCCATTCCTTATTTCTAAGAGACTTTCTTGTCCACGCAGATACGTGGTAAATTTCTAGAGAAAGGAATTTAGGTTTTAACGACGAACTGGAGTTATCTATTATGAACTATTTGTAATAAACCCTAACAGTTTTAGAGTAACGTTGTTCTAAAATATAAGTGATCGGGAGGGAGCCAAGTTGATGCAAAAGTTAATTGAAAATTATCTTTTAGAGGTGCCCTCTATACAGATAGGGCGCTGTCACGTAAACTTTGGCACCAGTTGAATGGGTTACCGGATGTCTCATGAAGACATCATCGATCAGCTACAAGCACCACCGGTTTCCGCCTCAAATCATTGCCCATGTCGTTTGGTTTTATCACCGTTTCTCACTTCACCTGCGCGAAGTGGAAGAAATGCTGTTGGAACGGGGCCTTGTGGTCTCATATGAAACCATCCGGCGCTGAGAAATAAGTTTGGCCCAGCTTACAGTTGCCAATTGCGCCGGAAAAAGGCCAGCGATACTATCTGTGGCGGGCCGTTGATCAGGCTAGTTACATTCTGGACGAAATCCTTCAATGACGGCGCAATTCCAAAGCTGCCAAACGTTTGTTGACGCGTCTGTTATCAAGCCAAGGAGTTACTCCAAAACGAATTGTTACCGACAAACTCGGTTCTTATGGGGCGGCAAAACGCAAAATGATGCCAGCTGTCGAGCACCGCAGCCACAAGGGCTTAAACAATCGCGCACAGAACTCGCATTTGCCCTTGCGAAGACGAGAGCGAGCCATGCAAAAGTTCAAGTCGCTGGGCCAGCTTCAAAGATTTCTGGCTGTCTTCTCAGGCCTGCGTAATCTCTTCGTTCTATCCCACCATCAACGCTCAGCAATTGACATTCACCTTCACTGCATCAAAGCTTTTAACGGATGGAAACGCGCTACCCAAACTCCGACCTGAAATCGGTCTACCACTGCCTTTTGCGTTTATCGTCAGGATAACGTGACATCACCGATATCAGAAATAACCTGACAAGCAGCCGGAATAATCTCGTCTGCATACTTGCAAGGGCCATGTTGGATACGCTCTGTGTTTAGCTTCTTAATCTCGTAGCCAAGGCGCTCTAAATGAGGCTTGGTAAAGACCGGATCAATACCAAATTGCCGGACACTGTTCTCCTCAAGGAACACCATGTTCACAAGGGTAAGATTCCTGTCCTGATTTACATTGTAACATTTACTGAGGGTTGCAGCACGGATGCCTAAATCGGATGCTGCGGACTCAAGATTGTAAGCATCCAGAAGCTTCTTTGTAGCCCAACAGACCCACCTCTTAATACGGTTCTCTGTTTTGGTTTTGTTCATGGCAGTCAAATCCTTTGGTTAAGACCATGACACTGGGGTATTCAAGGGTTTACTTTCCGTACGTAAATCTATGGGAGCACCCCGCCGGAGTCGGATCAAACAGGGCGCTCAGGTCACAGCAACATATGAGTAAAAGGAAACGCTGCTATGAGTGAGGTAATTGAAAAAGTTGTAACCGATAATGAAGTTCTGGATTGCATTGAGCAGTACAACAACTCAGTAAAGCGCCTGATTGAGAGGCTAGCTCTTTTAGGCTTAGCTATCGAAAAGGC
This genomic window from Pseudovibrio sp. M1P-2-3 contains:
- a CDS encoding cadherin-like domain-containing protein; translated protein: MTIIKGTRGDDTLSGSDNNDLILSGNGDDTITSGDGNDLVYSGRGDDTVYAGDGNDLVITGKGDDTIDAGDGNDLVIAGKGDDTIDAGDGSDFVSAGSGNDTVIHIEAENVDTCDVYCGDKGWDTIVLVVSQTIFDSEAFQQDLAYFQAMIDCTGSASGYFSSLGIQIHSFEVLEVTIDTAGNNAPIATNVNLGAMEEDGSRLITAAELFDGAADADGDTLTITSLSIQAGNGVLTDNLVGTWTYIPAADDDSDVTFAYVVSDGALTSSALAALDMTPENDAPEATADTATTIEGNAVTIDVLANDSDVDSANLNISQVSQAQSGTVTIDGAVLVYIPHEASLAPIHLLILCQMERAGSLAHK
- a CDS encoding BspA family leucine-rich repeat surface protein, whose amino-acid sequence is MSDGAGGFTGAQVTVTIDQDPDKVAVFSEILEDSSSPDGAMNANGVAVSDDQLALVVNRVLEGSESASSPMEARYQAAIQAETGFSNLPTSAQVQAIIDAENLDLGTLFQGQSLFNESYVTGWDVSLVSNMEKMFENANAFNQDISNWDVGSVTNMKEMFEGDHVFNQDISAWDVSNVTTMQDMFDDARVFNQDISGWDVSNVVNFEEVFENAYAFNQDISSWDMSSATTIKGMFEGASSFDQDITDWDISNVTNMIGLFEGADVFNQNVGIWDVSGVSEMRGMFDRASEFNQDIGDWDVSNVTDLSSIFSQALAFNQDIGNWDVSNVLNLSSMFNQASSFNQDISGWDVSSVEFSISMFTETSTFNQDISGWDVSSLFNSNDMFRDAQAFNQDLGNWDISALRFADSMFDNSALSIGNFNSLLAGWSTLDTTSGETAIQQGVTLGTSGLTYVDATSFDHLQTVYGWTIEGATLADGVDLGTASGDVIDVSQGNSPQVIHVSSPV
- a CDS encoding IS3 family transposase (programmed frameshift); its protein translation is MGIKRPKPEEIVVKLRQVEVLMGQGMARMDAIRQIGVTEQTYYRWKKKYGGMGTEQLKELKRLQKENERLRRAVSDLTLDKLILTEAAKGKLLSPARRRACINHIRSQVKVSERRVCRVLGQHRSTQRRVPKGRADEDQLVADMIELARQYGRYGYRRIAALLREAGWQVNDKRVERLWRREGLKVPMKQPKKGRLWLNDGSCIRLRPQYRNHVWSYDFVHHRTDDGRALRTLNILDEYTRECLAIRVKRKLNASEVIDALTDLFILRGPPAYIRSDNGPEFVAEAVQKWIKAVGAQTAYIEPGSPWENGYCESFNGRMRDELLNGEIFYSLHEAQIIIERWRKHYNTKRPHSALGYRPPVPEVIIPIDQRPTMH